A window of Gossypium hirsutum isolate 1008001.06 chromosome D13, Gossypium_hirsutum_v2.1, whole genome shotgun sequence genomic DNA:
TGATTTATAGTTATATATAAGGTGTTCGACAGTTTGTCACAATGAAGGTAGCTTTCATAGCTAGGTTTGAGCATGAAGACAATTCTTAAGTTAAGGTTAACCTAGTGTTCTCCAACGAACAAGTCAATGTTCGTTTGGATGATAGGAATTTTCTTTTGTGGAAACAGAATATCATGTTTACTGTTCAAAGTCATGGGCTAGTAATAGTTTGAGAATTTTTTGCCTTTATTGCTTGTTTGCTTATCATTCATGAACATTGTTTGTAAACATATTCAATTATATGTTCATCAACATGTTAATGTTAGTTTAATGTTCACAAAcagttttatttaacttaatgaatgaatatgaacacgaaattcaaaataaataaatacaaacacaattttaaaatttttaacaaacacTAACCGAAATGAGcaactttaaaaataaacaaacgaacatGATCATAAATATATTCATTTAAGCTTGATTTATTTACAATAGTATATATCTATAACATACATGTTCTTTTAactttaccttttttttctttatttttcattctcttctgcttctccctctataTTCTTcctttctccatctcttttaacgaaaaaaatatagggaccaattgtataatttaacctaaaatttttgtttgaaatgatgatttaacatgataATGGCAATTAAcacttagtgactaaaatgttacaacacgataacgtaagtgactaaaacgtaacattccAAATATAAGTGACAAAAATGTAATATGAGGAAAATAAAAGTGACCATTTTGATGGTTTacccaataataaaataaaacccctttttttattctgtTTCTTAATGTATGAACTTTATACAGTGTTTATATTGGAAGTCAAGTGTACAAGAGTATTGAAACTTTACAAATCAGGACATGGGATGTAAAATTGAAATTTGccctttttttaattcaaaattttctttcatttcttcttttattggtgAGGTCATGTTATAGAGGTCATTATTAAAGATCAGCatagttttataaatatatattttttatcacagttttgatatattaaaatgaaaaccTACTTTGATTCTCAAAgccaattaatttaaatcaattttgtcTCTCTTGTCACAGGAGTCATAAAGTCTGCAAATACCAATTAGACTGAGTCAAATGAACCAAATGTCAAGATTAAAATTTCTTCAAAGTGATAAGATCTATACTCTTTAACTCCTAGTTTAAGTATGAATTTCCAAATATTCAAAGGCTGACATTTTTTGCTGATATTGTAAAAGAACAACTGCACTTGGAAATTACTGACAAGCAGCTATGATGAATCTGACAGATTAAAAGattaattatatctatttttctCATCATGTAAGTGTTTATAAGTAAGGAGTCCAGgttatgaaaattttctattaaatgaGCTTTTCATATTTTCTCCCTCAAACCAGCCTCCTAATTATTCCCACGAGGCCAAATGGACTCAAAACCAGATCCGCTTCATATCTTGTTCTTTCCACACCTGGCTCATGGACATATGATCCCAACTATAGATATGGCTAGAGTATTTGCAAGGCAAGGAGTGAAAGCCACCATTCTCACAACTCATCTTAATGCCTCTTTCTTCTCTAAAGTGATTGAAAGAGACAGAGAGTTGGGATTTGATATTGATATTGTGATGATAAAATTCCCTTCCATGGAGGCTGACCTGCCCGAGGGGATTGAGAATATAAGTTCCATCACTTCACAAGAAATGGGTTATAGACTCTTCAAGGCTGTTAGATTGCTTCAACAACCCCTTCAACAAGTACTTGAAGACTGCCACCCCAATTGCCTGGTTGCAGATGGAATGTTTTCATGGGCTACGGAAGTTGCAAGGAAGGTAGGGATACCAAGGTTAGTTTTTTATGGAACAAGCTATCTCGCCTGTTGTGTTTTAGATAGCTTCCTGCGTTATGAGCCTCTGAAAAATGTTACATCAGATGATCAACTCTTTGAAGTTCCTGGAATTCCAGACAAGATCATGATGACAGGGCTGCAACAAGCAGCTGAGCTTAGAGACTCAAGATCCAACAATGAAACCACAGTTGTGTTGCATAAACTTCTAGAAGCTGAGATTACAAGCTCTGGGGTTATCATGAACAGTTTCCAAGAGCTTGAACCAGCTTATGTACAACACTGCAGGAAAACTTTGGGGAGGAAAACATGGCACATAGGCCCTTTATCTCTCTGCAACAATGACATTGAGGATAAATTAGAGAGGGGAAATGCAAATGCTGTCTCTACCCATAGAGTTGAATGCTTAAGATGGCTAGACACAAAGAAACCCAACTCAGTTTTATACATATGTTTTGGAAGTGTATCCTGGATCTCACCTACTCAGCTTAATGAGCTTGCTAAGGGGATAGAAGCTTCTGGGGTGGATTTCATATGGGTAGTGAGAAAGACCaataaagatgaagaagaagaagaagataaagaaGAGTGGTTGCCAAAAGGATTTGAAGAAAGGA
This region includes:
- the LOC121225666 gene encoding scopoletin glucosyltransferase → MDSKPDPLHILFFPHLAHGHMIPTIDMARVFARQGVKATILTTHLNASFFSKVIERDRELGFDIDIVMIKFPSMEADLPEGIENISSITSQEMGYRLFKAVRLLQQPLQQVLEDCHPNCLVADGMFSWATEVARKVGIPRLVFYGTSYLACCVLDSFLRYEPLKNVTSDDQLFEVPGIPDKIMMTGLQQAAELRDSRSNNETTVVLHKLLEAEITSSGVIMNSFQELEPAYVQHCRKTLGRKTWHIGPLSLCNNDIEDKLERGNANAVSTHRVECLRWLDTKKPNSVLYICFGSVSWISPTQLNELAKGIEASGVDFIWVVRKTNKDEEEEEDKEEWLPKGFEERMKGKGLIIRGWAPQLLILDHEAIGGFMTHCGWNSILESITAGVPMVTWPLSNEQFSNEKLVTDIVRVGVGVGAQECSKWMEGKKLLVTKENITSAISQLMVGEEANDLRNRASALKWMAKRAVEEGGSSHSDLKALLDGLRLNSI